The following are encoded together in the Meiothermus cerbereus DSM 11376 genome:
- a CDS encoding LOG family protein: MRLITVFGSSRVQPGTPAFAEAHAWGLAIAQAGFGVATGGYNGAMEAVSQGAKEGGGLVVGITAPSLFPQRDGPNLHVDLELPSSSLLTRIERLIDVGMACLALPGGVGTLAEILAAWNLNHIAQLHGKPQKPLGVHVGWLEVLRPGLEVTPENLGLLIPIDSLQSLQDFLKGLANAPAPGR; this comes from the coding sequence ATGCGTCTGATTACGGTGTTTGGTTCGTCCAGGGTACAGCCGGGTACACCCGCTTTTGCCGAGGCCCACGCCTGGGGTCTGGCCATTGCCCAGGCCGGTTTTGGCGTGGCTACCGGCGGCTACAACGGGGCTATGGAGGCCGTCTCGCAGGGCGCCAAGGAGGGCGGGGGGCTGGTGGTGGGCATCACCGCGCCCAGCCTCTTCCCCCAGCGCGACGGGCCCAACCTGCACGTGGATCTGGAGCTGCCCTCCTCCTCACTGCTCACCCGCATCGAGCGGCTCATTGACGTGGGCATGGCCTGTCTGGCCCTGCCGGGCGGGGTGGGTACCCTGGCCGAGATACTGGCGGCCTGGAACCTGAACCATATTGCCCAGCTACACGGCAAGCCCCAAAAGCCGCTGGGGGTGCATGTGGGGTGGCTCGAGGTCCTACGGCCCGGCCTCGAGGTCACCCCGGAAAACCTCGGCCTGCTTATCCCCATTGACTCACTGCAAAGCCTGCAAGACTTCCTGAAGGGGCTCGCTAACGCTCCAGCACCCGGAAGGTAA
- a CDS encoding YceI family protein, whose protein sequence is MSRLFALLLLCGVALSQSRLELVPAQSEARYRVREQLAGINFPTDAVGVSKQVLGLVRLDRNGRALEGSRFAVDLSALTSDEARRDNFIRRNTLNTAQYPLAEFVPREVRGLSFPLPTSGKASVQIVGELKIREVQKSVTWEGEVEFRGDTATLQARTRFTFRDFGLTQPRVLSVLSVDENIRLEVSFTFRVLER, encoded by the coding sequence ATGTCGCGGCTTTTCGCACTGCTGCTTTTGTGCGGGGTCGCGCTGTCCCAGAGCCGGCTCGAGCTCGTCCCGGCCCAGAGCGAGGCCCGCTACCGGGTGCGCGAACAGCTTGCAGGCATCAACTTCCCCACCGATGCGGTGGGGGTCAGCAAGCAGGTGCTGGGGTTGGTACGGCTCGACCGGAATGGGCGGGCCCTCGAGGGCTCGCGTTTTGCCGTAGATCTTTCGGCCCTCACCAGCGACGAAGCCCGACGCGACAATTTCATCCGCCGCAACACCCTCAACACCGCCCAGTACCCCCTGGCCGAGTTCGTACCCCGGGAGGTGCGCGGCCTGAGCTTTCCGCTGCCCACAAGCGGCAAGGCCAGCGTGCAGATTGTGGGCGAGCTGAAGATCCGCGAGGTGCAGAAAAGCGTCACCTGGGAGGGCGAGGTGGAGTTTCGCGGCGATACCGCCACATTGCAGGCCCGCACCCGCTTCACCTTCCGCGACTTTGGCCTAACCCAGCCCCGCGTACTCTCGGTGCTGAGTGTGGACGAAAACATCCGCCTCGAGGTGAGCTTTACCTTCCGGGTGCTGGAGCGTTAG